The DNA segment AAGGACTAGAATAGATTCAACATTGTTTAAGTAATTtggttttaatattaatatttgattaaattaatattagagaattttaaattattgtctcaatttatatattatgagtaTTTTTCGTGAAtgtgctatttttaaatattttaataaaatgaagtgGTGTCAgatatatttaagtttttttatcctttatttctttaattgtatttttattatattcgaAAAAAATCGCTACCTAAACATATAGTAAATCGTTGACCTAAACACAATTTCTTTGTCGATAGAAACagattttatttagaaaaaataatgaaacatgcatttttttatgatatatacaAAGTGTAATAGAAATATAATAAGtaaatattatgttataataatatctttaattgcataataattagctcatgaataatgtatgattatattattttgaaaaaatattttcatcataattatattaaattaatatttaatatattattaaattaattatcaattaatgatagTTTTNNNNNNNNNNNNNNNNNNNNNNNNNNNNNNNNNNNNNNNNNNNNNNNNNNNNNNNNNNNNNNNNNNNNNNNNNNNNNNNNNNNNNNNNNNNNNNNNNNNNNNNNNNNNNNNNNNNNNNNNNNNNNNNNNNNNNNNNNNNNNNNNNNNNNNNNNNNNNNNNNNNNNNNNNNNNNNNNNNNNNNNNNNNNNNNNNNNNNNNNNNNNNNNNNNNNNNNNNNNNNNNNNNNNNNNNNNNNNNNNNNNNNNNNNNNNNNNNNNNNNNNNNNNNNNNNNNNNNNNNNNNNNNNNNNNNNNNNNNNNNNNNNNNNNNNNNNNNNNNNNNNNNNNNNNNNNNNNNNNNNNNNNNNNNNNNNNNNNNNNNNNNNNNNNNNNNNNNNNNNNNNNNNNNNNNNNNNNNNNNNNNNNNNNNNNNNNNNNNNNNNNNNNNNNNNNNNNNNNNNaataataataataataataattttgaattcaaataattgatataattgatgtaattctaattcttattcaaatcagtatataataataataatattggaaGATGTTCAGGTGTTCTGTTGTACTTGATCGGAACATTTGATTCCACTATTTAAACCTTTTagatatacttttaaaaaatataaatggctTAGATTGATGGAAAATTCTTAATGTAGACAGCACCTGTAAGAACTCGTGCTGAACATGCAATCGATTCATACTTTGGTCAGTTTATAATGGTTCAAAATTTCGTTGTTTGCCCAAGCCGGTTGGAAAATAACTCTATTTAAAGATACTTTACTGACTTGTATGTAAGCTAAACTGATATAGTATTAGACCttttaattacatttttattgttttcaatGGAAATTGGCTCGAAATTTTGTGTGATgccataatataaaaaatttttatgaaaaaatattagcTACACGGATAAATGATGAAACAGctcaacatttttattataatatagaacttttaaaaacattttgattttcatataaatttgaaaataattattttacattttaatattattacagAAAagtaattgaatatattaagaaattaatacggataaagttaaatgaatttttaataaagacaaaattaagtATAATTAGGATAGATATTCATGCTATGTACAAAAAAATATGGGAGCTATTTAGATAAAGACGCTGAAAATGTCTTTttataaagatgttttttaataattaaaatttaatacatataattgattaaatcgtgttatttttgtcaaaattaggctaCATAAATTGATTTGACTGAAAAATggtgaatcaaatcttgaattggtctaaattaatattattttttatagaaaatgactacaataccctattataaaaaataactaaaatattttcattatatatattaattttgaaaatcctaaattttagtcctttatttttctattgtagggttaagatttagaatttttaaaaatacaattaattaataaatctatatttttggaaaataaactaataagaAAACAAATATTTGTCTGCTGGTTGAGCCATGTTATGCTTCCGCTGTCTTAGGAAAACATCAAGTAcaataattaagtaattaattagaTATTGAATAATTTGCGTAATGAAATATGCTCGAGTAATATATCAATCTTGAATCTTATGCGTAACATGATGATTACACTAATGTTAATACAAACGTTGAAAAGGAATCTTTTATTGGAATTACTTTGATAAAAACGATTAAAAcgtttttttaagatattttttaaaaattaaaatttaataaatataattgattaaattgtattactttgttaaaattaggttagataaattaatttgacaaaaaatagcgaatcaaattttaaatcgatcttaagtcattttttataaaaaaatattaatttatattggttcaaaatttaatttattaattttttgactaaATTGATTTGTCTagtctaattttgacaaaaataacataatttaattgattatatatgttaaattttaattactgaaaaacatctttaaaaaaaatgttttaggAGTCTTTATCTGActctcaaaaaatatattcaattcatattttaaaattttaaaattttattatttattaatttatttaatttgtattaattttattttattatataaatattcttaaataattatcggagatatatttaaaagaagataaaataaaaaagtataattaaaaaaaaaagtagtgttattacttattaatttGAGAGTGGTATTATCATTTCTCATATATATGGATATGATGTTTGTTGCATTTGTTGCATAgatgtttttaaataattattaaagatatattatttattttataaatatattttgataattattaaaaagatataacctatattaaaattttatatataattaataaaatcaccATGTTACATTATACAATagcataattataaataaaaaatatataaaaaaaattaacaaatttaaaaatacaaaagaactaAAACAACGTAATAAGAGAATATAGTTTAaatattacttttaaaaaagaCAGCACTTAATTTCATATTATAAtttagagtaaagtattgttGTTATTCTAGTGTTTGGAGAAAGTTTTAAAGTTGTttctaacgtttcaatcgtcctatttaaatctctaacgttttaaaattgactcaatgttgtcctgccgttaaggatccgttaacagaattgacgacgggacaaaattgagacaattttgaaacattaaggacttaaataggacgaaaacattggggacaaaaacgatacatagaaataaattttaatttaatctttcaataatatcaattttttactatacatagtattcaattattttttaatcacatttaagtaaattacacttaatcatattacttttattctaaataaatcaattttttttataattttacttttaaagatgtttacttatcatgaaatgtttgtaaaatgactagtatataaatttgcagaaaaaaataataatatatatacaataaaatataaattatatcttttgtctttaatgtatcaaaattctttaaaattataaaaaaataaatttatttaaaataaaaataatgtgattaagtgtaatttacttagatgtaattaaaaaataattgaatactatgtacagtaaaaaattaatattattgaaagataaaattaaattaaattttatttttatgtatcatttttgtccccaatgttttcgtcctatttaagcccctaacgttttaaaatcatctcaattttgtcccgccatcaattctgttaacggatccctaacgataagacaacattgagtcaattttaaaatgttaggaacttaaatagaacgattgaaatgttagggacaactttagaACTTACCACAAACattagggacaaaaacgatactttactctataaTTTAAAACAATAACATAATAGTAAACTAACaagacaaataaagaaaaaaagtacaaagaaaaattaattttgagaaatATATATagtcatatttaaattttaacaccatttttttataattattttttttatcttttatctccaataattattcaagaatatttttgtaataaaataaaattaatacaaattaaataaattaataaagaataaacttaaaagattttataaatatagattaaatagaattttttttgtatattgtataaatatctACTCTAATTATACTTAATTTTCTTCCTATTAAcaaattgtttaattttatcaGCATTagttttttaacatatttagtTATTGctctataataatattaatatgtaaaataattgtttttaaatttacataaaaatcaaaatatttttaaatactgTGTATTGCAAATGAGGAGCCGTTCCATCACCTACTTAGTTACTCTTATACACTTTGACTGAGTCAAAAACTAGACCACTAATTAAGCCACAAATATTTGGAATGTGAATTATTCTTAACTGAccaattgaataattttatatctaCTTCAAAGGTTAATATAGTAATTTCAAAGCTCGCTAGAAGACAAAAATATTACTGGAAAGTACACAAGAACATGAAATTCCACAATCGTACACAGGAATACGTGATAACTTTCCAATAATATTATATGGACGTAAGATTAATTagttaacaaattaaatttagattATGGAGTTTTATTTctcaatcaaaattttaatcattagtgattttattttttatatttacagtaaattttgactataaaaaaaattgttttgattgttttttattttatttatttatagtcataattaaaattgatataattatagtaaGTCTCTATAATTATAGCAATATAAACCTGCTTcatatatagcaataatattatacatatttatatatctcctgTTTTATctcttttcttaaaattttgtcATATAATTAATGTGGatagtataatatatatatatctacttaatatactaaaactgggttTTTTCCCAACTAATGGAAGTGAGGTGTCGATTCctcatgaattcattttttcGCCAAAATGAATGcactattttctcttctaagtttattttataaaaatatctttattataattatactataattagcatttaagtaataatacataattatactaatttagaaaaatatctttattatagttatataaaatcaatatttaatgcattagcataattatactaatttaaaaaaatatctttattatctatttattcTATTGTataaaaatcagatttttgcactTAATGATGAAATTTATGTGGCATGCTCTTGGgtgttttcttatttatttcatttaattcgttaaaataaatcaattataattaattaattatatcaattaattaatttgattagacaTTCAAATTTCaccatttattataatttatatgaattgattaattataattaattatatcaattaattaatttggttaattatattaattatttgatttgattggagtaaatattaaattttttaataaataaataataaatatgataaagatatatatgaattaatttaatttgtttatttttctcaataccattttataaatattttttgttcatattttaagtttatttgataaGTAAACTCTTGCACGAATCAAAGACAGTAcaattttatagatttataagtgctaatagcctttatatttaatttgttttatattgtgataatagccaatatatttgttggtggatttgactattactatattatatttatgatcacattcagtatatatgtcttatttattgaagaaagtagattattaaaaccgattaataactattttagagttaatcAAATTAACactagattaaaaaaatcaaacaatgcataatatattaattttttattaatcaaattattataattcaaattaattttaaaaagaatttaaaattataattttaatcttatcacgtgcatggtACGGATAATTAaacttgtttaattttatttattagattttaataattataggagcGGGTAGAGGCGGGACGGNNNNNNNNNNNNNNNNNNNNNNNNNNNNNNNNNNNNNNNNNNNNNNNNNNNNNNNNNNNNNNNNNNNNNNNNNNNNNNNNNNNNNNNNNNNNNNNNNNNNNNNNNNNNNNNNNNTGGCCTAAATGTTATGTTGAGTAGTAAGATTTTCATTGaacaattattttcaataataatgaCATTATTAGTGTTTCTCTGTTCTAAATACGGAAATACCTATATTCTAAAACAATTAAAAGCAAGCATACTAGAACTATCAAATATCAAACAATCAAATTCAGCCATTTACGAGCACTAAATCTCAAAATCATGAGCACCTTTACTCTGAAAACTTTATTAATATCTCAAGTTTACTTATAATATCTCAAAGccaattattcaataaaattcaCCTCAAATTCACCTCCAATATCAATGTaatatctcaatttttttaatataatatctcaaatttacatataatatgatataaatttttatattatatgatataaatcattgaataattgattttgagatattatatctaaaatttatCTCAAATTCACCGCCAATATCCATACAAACTTCACATGCCAAATTTTTGAATGAACGTTTGTTATAAATTGGGCCGTTAAGATGGGCTGGATctatttttgaagattttttatttttgttgtcaCTTATCAGTTAGAATAGTTGTTAAAAGTTTTTTCGTTACTAGGGATATAGCAttgcaatgaaaaaaaagaattgatgTTAGGCAAATGAAtttaatgtgttttttttttgcaaaaaatattctataaaaTGAACACATAAATATCTTCTGTTTAAGAAAAGTGAGGAGAGGTCAGAAATGAGCTTGCTTTCGTTCTACAAAGTGCAATGAATGGAACAAGAACGAGGAGCAATGACTTCATCGTCTCTAGAGTTCTAcatagttttcttctttttcctttctcttttgaAATCCAttctttttaacatttttttgataaatttttgggcctatattaaaaattgtaaaataaattgGACTTGACTGCATTTTGCAGTCTAGTCCTAATTATTTTGATAGAATTAATattgtcatttaaaaaaaaaatattattatttctaaattaattaataacacttgacacaaaattaattaataatgtcacctttaattatttttcttttcttggggTGATCTATTGGCATAGGTGAAAGAGAAATGTATTGGTGAAGATattggaggatggaaagaaagttGCTACTAGCAAGTAGCAAGGCTAGCATATTCATATTAGTATATAATTTACATATTCATATTGGTGATCGTGCATTTTGTAATACCatgttgttttcattttttcatttttttgacaAGCACTGACATAATAGATAGATTAATCTGTTTGTGCTGTCAATGCTGTCAATTTAGtatgtatcatttttttaattaatttattcttgtcatttatcattttttttggtattatttttaatttgatatttttcaaCTACCTATTCAAGACTTCCTCAGTTAGCAACAAACCTTaatgtattattatatattccttcatttttaaaacaattgtcaaatttttttaaaagcacatattttaagaaaaagaataaatattagtataaaaagaaatgaaaaaaaaatgagttcTAGTAAAATTTATATGgataaacaaatattttttccaaataaataaaattatataattttttatcacaatttaagaaaattagttaatataaNtatataaatttaaaaacacaAGTCGTCTTAGCTCAGAAGCGCGTGGCTTTTAACCACGTTTAACATATTTTGATagttgttttccttttttaaattaattttaaatttatataaaagcCACGTTTAACATATTTTGatagttgtttttcttttttaaattattttacatgatttaattatattaagaattatataaatttaaaattaatttaaaaatataagccGTCTTAGCTCAGCGGTAGAGCGCGTGGCTTTTAACCACGTGGTCGTGGGTTCGATCCCCACAGACGGCGAATAATATTATTACCCAAAACCTCAAAAGCAATATTTTGGCCCATCTTCTCTTTTTATAGGTGTTCATCACTTATTTACTTGTGTAAATCTTTTATACCTCCATCAACATAAAGCAATATTTTGGGCTTTTGGCCCATCTTTCTATAGGTGTTCATCACTTATTTACTTGTGTGGATCTTTTATGAGTCtatcaacataaaaaaaacaggagaagaaatgaaaaaacaaaaaaagaaataaaaatatatcaaggAAGACTACTACATAATATATGCCTTTTTAGCTAAGATCAAAATGAAATTTTGAAGAAGACCCATTGTGAACACATAATATATGACAGGAGCTGGCTAAAATTCACCATGGGTAAAAGCTTCACATACTTAAAAGCCAAAAAGCTTTAGCAGTTTGTTGGTATGTGCGGTTTTggagtattatatatataatgatggaTGTCATAGAATAAGTGTTGTTTACTCATACTTTTATACTTGTAGTGCTGGTGAACCACCATGTTCATGTATTTTCCCCCGCTTTGCTGGAAATACACTActattaaaaaagaagaagaaagaaaccgCCATTACTTATTAGTACTATTTACTATACGACAGCCATTACTATAAAGCTTAATCATACAGGTATATCATATTTAAGCGAGGGTACTCATTCTGTTAATTAAGAATATACAGAGCAATAATTTTATTccacaaattaaaacaaaaggTTAATAAACTAAGTAAATAAAATTAGCAGACgaaattaaattaagataacATCCTATCTGTATTTTTATcgcagaaaaagaaaaataacatagattcatgattttattcatatcatacatgagacataaaagtgcaagaagtGTTAACTTAAATTGGAATAGCATTAGTGACTGAAGGGTAGACCACGGTGGCAGGATGAGCCATGATTTTGCGGCCCTTCATGTGGCGGAAACAATAAACCAGAGCACCCACCGGCCACTCCACTACCGCCGCCGCAGCAAACGCCAGGAACCCCACCGTTGGCCCCACCACCTTGCACCGACAAGGGTTGCTAGTGTTACCACATTGTACACATATTGGAACCCCTGTTCCAACCATATCTAATTAATCTAATACTTAGCTTATAATATAAAGTAACAACTTAAATGTGTAATCAACGAGATAAAAATGGAAGCACCAAAAGCTGTTTGTGAAATTGAAATGAAGAATTGTGTTATGCAACTTGATTGTATCCAATTATTAGGGTCTGTTCTTTATATAGAACGAATTTGACTTCCTTAGTAGTAGGGGAACTCAAACATGCATATAATACATAAGTGCTTCTGAAGTTATGTGATTGGATGATATACGTGTCAGAGGAGGAAGGAACTTATTGCACACGTGTCCTTATGTTGTGTATCTATGTGACACGTGTCCTGTTTCATTGCTTTCGGTACATCTGGCCATCTGGGCTTGGGAAGCTGGTTCCACATATTGAGTACTTTTACCCAGGTTGTTTAATTATTTAGGactcttattatatttattttatttaatttcatatCATATTTTGTATGGGGTAGAGCATAATAACTTCCTTTGATTCATAGACTTTGTTGTTGCTATCTCATATTTTTAAGATTAATCTTAATCATCTTATAAACCAAGAATCCTAGACAAACTGAAATGAATTACATTTTTCAATTTCAGaactaaataaattagtttttaaattttgaaattaaagtgaaatTGATACATAACTTTTTGTTTGGTAATTCAAACAACAAACTAATAAAAGAGCATCACATCTGTTTGGAATTTACGATATTTTCGACAATCTCTGATCGATACATATTAATTAAGAGATTTCACATACCaacatttaacaaaaattatatacaaaaaaaaaatcacaaactaTAGAAATATTTAAGTTACCGACAATCTCATTGATGAACACGTTGATAACCAATTTAATTGATAGTCAAGACTTCTGTAGAAGTCTGTATAGGCCGAAATctcaatgaaaaaaaattcaattatattTACCAATGTCGGTGACAGTCGACAATAGTAAATAGTATCAGTAAAATACGAGTTAAGTCTCCGAATAATTTGTATACTATGtattaaaattgtttttgatattttaattatattaattatatttttaaaattagtaaaaatgtATGGAATTAGTTTTTGgcttattttttaagtttattttttttatatgaaaagtaTGTGTGTGTTATGTATTGTTGGGAAAAATATGGGTGCTAGATATGAATATAGGACAGCTTTTTCTGAAACAAAGAATGAAAGAATCGAATTATCCGATTTCTTTGAAAAAAAGTTAAGCTTACTAATTGGATAGTCCGATtagtgtgaaaaaaaaaattaaattttggagAAGGTAATCGGATCTtctgatttgtgtttaaaaaatcgGAAAGTCCGATTTTTGTTTCTAACACCACAGTTGCGTAAAATACCTATACACTTCATAACTGTGTCATACACCATTCTTCTAATCACatctaaattaaaaagtgtattttttattaacagtGAGCTGGTGCAACTCGATTACATAGACTATTCAAGATACGTATTACTTTGTGAATTGGCCACGTATAATTATATaatggtttaattatttttttatccttataattttgcaaaatttttaattaggtctttatattttttttaattgagtctctacattttttttatttggatctgtgcactaaatttttttttaattggtctttacatttttttatttgaatctctgcaccaaattttttttaattgagttcctATAAAATTAAGCTAATTATTGCTAAGAGggatctaattgaaaaaaaaaaattggtgtaagaatccaattaaaaggaaaaaaatatatagggacctaattgaaaatttcgcaaaactatagagaacaacagagtaattaaaccgaATTTGAATcatctaaagtttgaattttactttagagagtaaagtgtgatctctcaccattaatTTCATAGGTGGGactaagaataaatatgaaagagaaactattcaaTAATAGAAGattacactttactctctaaagtgaaattcaaactttagaaaaTACAAATCCAATTAAACCTAATATGATAATGGATTGGACAATAACACGTGACGTGTTGACATAGACAAGTGTACCAAAAACATAATATTATTTAGTTATGTGTCAGTTTGTATCACATGTCGTAACATTATTTGTTTACATGTCATTCAAGGTATTATCATTATAGAGGCACCAAATTAGTCTCTAACTTTGTATTAAGTGTCTCATTTTAGTCTTTAAAGTTAAATGATGTGCACCGAATTAGTccctttaataattttttcggattaatagtcaaattagtcattaaaatatAAGACATTTTTTATATTCCTTTCTAAAAGATTTTTTCAATCGGTCTTTCAAAGATTATGAATCGATCATATCTATCCTTTAGTTACCCCACTCACAATTTTCGTCAACAATTGATGATGTAAAATGTTAACTGATAGTATACATGACACATAACATGTTCAATTGGACGTTGATTAAATATGTTTACGaaaatctatcaatttagtTACTAGGTCATATTgggaataaaatttttataattgaaaaaaatgactaaattaataaattttcataaacatGTTTGGTTAATATCCAATTTGACatataagatattatatatgttatcaaTTAACATTTTACAACattaacttttgaaaaaaattgttaatggaTCGGAatgattcataatttttgaagaaccaatttaattgaaaaaattgttttgggat comes from the Arachis duranensis cultivar V14167 chromosome 7, aradu.V14167.gnm2.J7QH, whole genome shotgun sequence genome and includes:
- the LOC107457816 gene encoding uncharacterized protein LOC107457816; its protein translation is MVGTGVPICVQCGNTSNPCRCKVVGPTVGFLAFAAAAVVEWPVGALVYCFRHMKGRKIMAHPATVVYPSVTNAIPI